From the genome of Gemmatimonadota bacterium:
GCATCACGGCCACGTAGTCGTCCAGCCCCTTCACCCCGCCCACTGACGGCGGCAGGATGAGCACCGTCCCTCCGACCTTGCTCGCCACGAAGTCCGCGGTCTTCCGGTCGTAGAAGGGTTCCATGATGATCACGCGTGCGCCGCGCTGCTTCATCGTCTGGATGAGCCCCGCCAGGTGCGACGGCGACGGCGGGACGCCCGGCTTGGGCTCCATGAAGCCGACGATGTCCACCCCCGTATACTCGGCGAAGTAGCGCCAGCTCGTATGCCAGGCGACGATGGGCTTGCCCTTGAGCGAGGCGAGGTCTCCCGCCCAGTCCCGCTCGGCGGCGTTCAGTTTGTCATCGAAGGCCTTCTCATTCGACTGGAAGGTCGCCGCATCCTTGGGAGCGAGCGCACTGAACGTCCCGCGGAACAACGCCGCGATCTTGCGGCCGTTCTCGGGGTCGAGCCAGTAGTGCGGATTCCCCTGCGGATGCACGTCCCCTTGCGAGCGGTCCACCGTGCCGCGCGCCTGGTCGAGCACCGGGATCGCCCGCGAGACGTCGAGGTATCCGCTCCCCCCCAGGCGGATCCTCGGGTTCCGCGCGCCGTCCAGCAGCAACGACATCCACCCGATCTCGAGGTCGAGCCCCACGAAGGCCCACACGTCGGCTTTCTGCAGTTGGAGGACAAACGATGGCTTGGCCTCGATGAAGTGCGGATCCTGATAGCCCTCGCCGATGTGCGTGGCGACGATGCGGTCGCCGCCGACCGCCCGGGCAATGTCGTAGAGGTCCGTCGTGCTCGTGACGACGCGCAGCTGCGCCGCGGCCGGGCGTGTGCCGGCGAGTGAGACAACAGCGGCCAGCAACACGGCAGCTCGGCGCCCGATGGCACCGCGCGGGATCGACGGACGTGGAGAATGAGTCACCCGGGAAGGGATGCGGCTTTGTGGGCCGAGGCAATGTGGCCTGCAGGATGATCCGGTCGTACGCCGCGGCACTCGTGCGCGGCGGGATCACTCGTTCATACCCCGCCACGAGCTTCGAGAACTCGCTTGGGAAGAACTCGAGATACGCCGATGCGGCCCGCGTCGTCCCGCCGTCGTAGTCGGGATCCTGCAGCACGTCCGTGCGCGCCCCCACGTAGCCGCGACGCCCCGTCTGCCAGCGCGCGTAGGCGTAGAAGCCGGAATAGTCACGCGTGGGGCCAGCGTAACCCACGTCGCTGGCCGGCACACCGTTCACCTGGCGCAGCACTTCGGTCTGCAGGATGAACGACCGGTACAGCCCCTGCTGAAGCGGACGCCAGCGAACGGTCAGGTCCGCGCCGTACACGGTCTGTCGCACATCGACTGCGTTGGTCCCGTCAGCGAGCGGATTGTTCAATGGCTGTTCGCGCTCGCCCGAGATGACCGATCCCGACAATTCCACGTTTGCGCTCTGCGACAGATCCCAGTAGTTGCGGAGCCGAGCCGAGTATCCGAGCCCTGTCAGCTTCTTGTTCGCCGGCTCGTCGGCGACGAGATCGGGGTTCACTTCGCCGAAGCGATCGACCGCCGTCACGATCAGCTCCTGATAGAAGCCGAACGGCGAGACGACCTTGCTGGCGTAGATGCCGGTTCCCTTGAGTCCCTCGGGCCCAAGAAAGCGCTGCAGGACGTACGGGTACTCGATCGTGTGCAGGTCGTGCCGGTGCGTGGTGTTCTCCTTCCCGACCGGCATGAGCAGGCGTCCCAAGCGTAGCTCGAGCCCCCACGGGAGCGCGCTCGCCGTGAGATACGCCTGTTCGATCGATACCCCCTCGTTGTCCGAAATCCCGAGGAAGACATCGCCGCGGAAGTACGGGTCGACGGCGGCCTGAATCGCGACTTCGACCTCGCGAATGCCGAAAGGCGAGCGATCCTCCTCGGTGCTTCCCTTGGGCGAGAGATCGCCGATGAGGTCGCCCACCGCGCTGAGGTCGGGGAGCAGGCGGGGATTACTCGCACCCGCCTGCCCGGCAGGGGAGGTGCCAGCTGGTTTCCCCTTGTCCTTTCCCCTCCAGTTCGCGGACAATCGCCAGCGAGTCGGCCACGCGAATGCTGTCCGCCCGCAGCGAGTCCGCCTTCGCGCGCCGCGCCGTGGAATCGCGGTGCTGGGCACCGGGCAGCAGTGGCGACGGCAGAAAGAGGATCGCCAGTCCAACGGATCGCGATGCGGTGCAGCGGCGCAGGAAGAACGACTTGTGCACGTGGGCGCGCTCCGCTGGGAATATTTCGTCGCCCTGAAAGCCCCCGCCGGAATGGCGGCGCTGGTAGGCAAGCTAGGCGAGGTTTCGACGCACTCCATGACAATTCCTGCGAAACCGCACGGCGGCATCGGGGAATTGTCCAAGGCGACGTCGGGCACTAGGCTTTGGGCATGCGTTCGCGCCGCGTCGTCCTCCGCTTGCTGGCCGCCCTTGTGGCGGTCCTGCAGGGCTTTGCCCCTGGGGTGGCGTCCATCATCGACGCCCGTCCGGCCGCCCTCGCCCTGTCGGAGAATGCGGTCACGCACTTCGAGGAGCCGGGCTCGCCGCACGCGATTGCCCACGAGGAGCACTGCGTACTCTGCAGCGCGGCGACACAGCTTCCCGCCGAGCCGCTGCGCGCTCGCCCTCGGCGACATCGGCGTTGCGTCGTGGCCCTCCCGTGCCGACTGGATCGGGCACGCCAGCTTCGACTGGAACGGCACCCTCAGGTCGCGCGCCCCGCCAGCCTGAGTGAACCGCGCCGCGCCTGCCGGTGCGCGCGGAGATCGCACATTCCCGGACGCTTCGCCCGACAGGCGCAATCGCGCCGCATCCGGGCCTCACGCCATGTTGCGAGTTCACTCATGCCTATTTCCACCGCCGTTTGCGGCGCCAGGATTCCGACGCTCGTCGCGATCATCGCGGGGACGCTCTTGACGGTCGCGGCTGCGCCACGCCGCGTCGACGCCCTCTCGCCTGCGCCACACCGCTTCACCTCGTTCGCCGCGTCAGCCGCTGCTGCGCCCGGCATCGTCGGCACGGTCAAGGATTCCACGGGCCGTCCCCTCGCCAACGCACAGGTCGTGGTGAGCGTGGTCAATCGCGCCCTCCAGACCGACGCCAACGGCGCCTTCGCCGTGCGTGGCCTCGCGCCGGGCGTCTATCACGTCGACGTCTCGCTCATCGGCTTCGCCCCGCAACATGCGGTGGTGACCGTCCCCGAATCCGGAGCCGACGTCGTGCTCAACCTCGTGCTGCGCGCCTCACCGTTGCGCCTGACCGGCGTCCTGGTGAGCGCCGCCCCCACCGGGACCGATGCGCTCGGGGTCACGCAGGCCGCCGTCGAACTGTCGGGGAAGGGGCTCGCCCTCAACCTCGGCAGCTCCGTCGCCCAGACGCTCGCCAACGAGCCGGGGATGGCGATGCGCTACAACGGGCCGATGGCCAACGTCCCGGTCATCCGTGGCCTCACCGGCGACCGCATCCTCGTCCTCCAGGACGGCGAACGCACGGGCGACCTCTCGTCCGCATCGGCCGATCACGCGCTCTCGATCGATCCGTTCAGCGCCGATCGCATCGAGGTCATTCGCGGCCCCGCGTCGCTCCTGTACGGCAACAACGCCTTGGGTGGCGTAGTCAACGTCATTTCCAACGACATCCCCACCGACGTGCCGACGCGCCCTACCTTCTTCCTTGGCGGTCAGGGGGAATCGGTGACGCCGGGCGGTGTGATCGGCGGCGGCGGAACCATTCCGCTCGGGTCGAAGGTCGCGCTCACCGCGCGTGGCACCTGGCTGAGCACGGACGACCTCCGCGTGGGCGGACGCGGGACGCTCGCCAACACCGATGCCTCGACCAACGGTGGTTCGATCGGTGTGGGCTACTCGGGCGATCGGGTGCAGGTCGGCGCGGCGTTCCGCGCCACCTCGTTCGAGTTCGGGGTCCCGTTTCCCACGGACGGCGAGGCGATCCGCCTCGACGGGCTCCGCACGCAGGGGGCGATGCGCGCCACGGTCAACACCGGCGCTGGGCTCATCCCCACGGTGCGCGTGGACGGTACCGTGCAGCGCTACGAGCATGACGAGATCGAACCCGACGGTGCCGTGGGGACCAGCTTCCTCCTCAACACGCAGACCGTCAACGTGATGGCCCGCACGCAGGGGAAGCGCCTGACGGGGACGATCGGCCTGCAGGGCTACTTCCGTGACTACAAGCCGACGGGCGAGGAGGCCTTCACCCCCGGGGCGACCAATCGCAACGTGGGGCTCCTCCTCTTCCAGGAACTCCCGCTGCGCCGCGCGGTGCGCACCGATGCCCGCGTGCCCAAGTTGCAGCTGGGGGCGCGCTACGACTGGTTCACGCTGCAGACCAAGGCCGATGCCGGTCGGTTCGGCCCCGCCGAGTCGCGCGACTTCAACAGCGCGTCGGCATCGTTAGGCCTGAGCCTCCCGGTCGGGCAGGCCGCCAACTTCAGCGTCAACGCGCAACGCGCCTTCCGCGCCCCGACGGTCGAGGAGGTCTTCGCCGATGGCTATCACGTGGCCGTCGGCACGTACGACGTCGGCAACCGCGACCTCACCGCCGAGGTGAGCACGGGGATCGAGGGGATCCTGCGCACGCAGTCGACCAAGGGCTTCGCGCAGGTGAGCGCGTACGTCAACGCCATCGGCGACTACGTGGCCCCGCGCGCCGTGGGGACGGTCGACGTGGAAGGCGAGGACGGGCCGGTGGAGGTGCCGCTCGTCAACTTCGTGCAGCAGGACGCCCGGATCTTCGGCCTCGAGGCGCAGGGTGAGGCCGAGGTGGCCCGGCACTGGGTCCTGGGGACGAGCGCCGACTGGGTGCGCGGGCGCTTCACCGACGACTCCAACCTCCCCTACATCCCGGCCGGACGTCTCGCCGCCACGCTGCGCTGGGACAACGGGCGCTTCTCGTTAGGTGGCGGGGTGCGCCAGGTCTTCAGGCAGCAGAAGGTCTCGGGCGACGCCCTCGACGTGGCGACCGACTCGTACACGCTCGCCAACCTCTCGATCGGCTTCACCATCCTCGGCGGAGCCACGGTGCAGAACATCGTCCTCCGCGCCGACAACCTGTTCGACACCATGTACTACGACGCGACCAGCCGCATCAAGAGCTTCGCCCCCAACCCCGGTCGCAATCTCGCCCTCGTGTACAAGATTCTCTTCTAGAAGACGGGAAGACGGGAAGACGGGAAGACGAGAAGACGAGAAAGAGCAACTACAGAAGCTCGACGCGGAGGTTCACGGAGGTATCACAGAGGTACACGGAGGCGTTCACGCCGACGCCGTCTTCCTCCGTGAAACCCCCGGGTAACCTCCGTGAACCCCCGTGTCATGCTTTTGATCGTGGCCTCACTCGTCCTCTCGTCTTCCCGTCTTCCCGTCTTCCCGTCTTCCCGTCTTCCGTCTTCTCAAACCGCATACGACCTGAGCCGGTTCAGCATCTTCGTGTCCATCACTTCCGGCTCGTCCCCCTTGGGCGTCTCGATCACCTTCGCCACGCCGCGCAGCCGCTCGTCGGTCATGATGCGGCGGAATGCCCCCTCGCCGATCGCCCCTTCGCCGATCAGCTCGTGACGGTCCTTGCGGGAGCCGAAGGGGGCCTTGGAGTCGTTGAGGTGCATCATCCCTAACCGCGCAAAGCCTATCGTGTCGCCAAAGCGCGCCCAGACGTCGTCGTAGGCGTTGACGAGGTCGTAGCCGGCGGCGAACACGTGCGCGGTGTCGACGCAGACCCCCACGCGATGGCGCACCGCGGGATCGATCGACTCGAGCAGGAACGCCATCTCCTCGAAGTTCGCGCCGATCGCCGTCCCGCTCCCCGCGGTCGTCTCCATGAGCAGCGTCGTCCGCCCCGGCACCACCGCCAGCGCGATGCTGATCGCCTCGGCGTTGCGGGCGATCCCGCTGGCGCGGTCGTCCATGAAGTTGCCCGGATGCGAGACGAGGTACGTCAGCTGCAACAGCTCGCAGCGCCGCAGCTCCGAGATGAACGAGATGAGCGACCGGTGCCAGAGCACCGGATCGGGGGAGCCGAGGTTGATGAGGTACGAGTCGTGGGCGTTGGAGACCACGACCTCGGTCGCGGCCAGCGTCTCCAGGAAGGTGGTGCGATCGTCCGGCGTCACGCCGGGCTCCTTCCACTGGTTGGCCTGCTTGGTGAAGATCTGCATCGCCGTCGCCCCGATCGCCTTGGCGCGCGGGACGCACGACGTCAGGCCACCGGCCGTGGAGACGTGCGCGCCTAACGGGCCGGTGTTGGAGGCGGGAGACGGGAGACGGGAGACGGGAGGTTGCCTGGGCATGCGGGGCGGGTGAAACACGGAGAGGGGAAGGGAAGGTTAGGCCGCCATCAACCACCAAGGAAGCCGCAAGTGAAACGCGCGCGGCAACGCCGCGCGCACTCCCGTCTCCCGTCTCCCCTCCGCCCTACCGGCTCCCCGCTCGCAGCGCCAACCAGGCCAGCGGATCGGTCGCGCGCCCCTTGGGGCGAATCTCCAGGTGCAGGTGCGCGTCCATGTCGGGGTCTGCACGCCCCACGGCGCCGATCACCTGTCCCTTGCCGATCTTGTCTCCCTTGCGCACGTCGGCGCGCGACAGCGAGCCATACACCGAGTAGTCGCCGCCGCCGTGCTGCACGATCACCGTGAGCCCGTACGTGCCGATGGGATCGGCGACCATCACCTCGCCCGACGCGATCGACTTCACCGCGGCCCCTTGGGTGGCGCGGATCCCGATCCCGTTCCACCGGATCGCCGTGTTGTTCGGGTTGATCACGCGGCCGAACCGATAGATGATGTCCCCGTCCACCGGCCAATCGAGCTTCCCGAAGTCAGCCGTCTTGAGCGTGCTCGTGGTCGGTGCCGGCGCGTTGGGCCGCGACTCGTTGCGCTTGCGCGTCTCCTCGAGCGAGGCGAGCAGCTGCGACAGCCGCTGCTCGTCGCGCTGGATGCGCGCCAGCCGGTCCTGGATCTGTTGCTGCGATTCCTTCACCTGCGCGAGGTTGCGCGTGCGCACCCCCTCGAGCGATCGCAGGCGTTGCTCCTCGAGCAGCTTCTCCTCGCGATTGCGTTGCAGCTCCTCCTGCAGCTTCAGCAGGAGGGCGCGCTGCCCCTCGATTTCGCGATAGAGCACCTCCACGCGATGCACGACCGAGCGGTCGTGCAGTGCCAGTTCGTGCAGGTACTTGTAGCGTCCGACCAGTTCGCCGAAGGTCCGGGCGGAGAGCAGCGCCTCGGTGGTGTACATCGGGCCGCGCTTGTAGATGTCGACCACGCGACGCTTGAGCGTCCCGCGGCGCGACTGCACCTCGCCCTCGGCCCGCTGAAGCGAGACCGTCGTCGAGTCGACGTCGGCATTGATGGTGATCAGCTGCGCGTCGAGCGAGCGCACCAGGCGCGCCGTCGTCTCGGCCTGCCGGTGGAGGTTCTGCGCCTCGTCGGCGAGGTCGTGTGCGCGCCCCTGCAACTCCTGCAGCCGCGATTGCAGCTCCGAGCGCTCGCGCCGAATCGACTCCAGCTCCTCGCGCTGCTGCCGGAGCCGCTGCTCGGCGTTCTGCGCACGACCGACCGAGGGGACGAGCGCGAGCATCGCCAGCGCCAGCGCCGCCACTACGGGCGAGCGTCCCCACGTGGGCCGGCGCGACGCGCCGTCGCGGCGCTCGGGCGTCACAGCACCCGGCGGATCTGGCGCCCGACCGAGACGGCGCTCCCCACCACGCCGATGACCGCCCCGCCTAACAAGCCGAGCATGGCGAGGCGCAGGTCGAAGAACTCGGTGCGGATGAAGTAGCGGGAGATGAGCGTCGCCGCGAGCCAGGTCAGCAGCAGCGCCATCGCCCCGCCCAGGACCCCCTTCACGAACCCCTCGATGAGGAACGGGCGCTGGATGAAGCCGTCGGTCGCCCCCACCAGGCGCATGATCGAGATCTCCCGGCTGCGCGCCATCACCGCCATGCGGATCGTCGCCCCGATCACGATGATCGAGACCGCGGCGAACGCCAGGCCCAGGATGATCCCCGCCGCCGTGGCGACGTTCCGGATGCTGTACAGCTTCTGCACCCACTCCTCGCCGAAGCGCACGTCCTCCACCATCGCTAGCTGCTTCACGCGCTCAGCGATCTGCTTGACCGTGGCGGGATCGCGATAGCCGTCGCGCAGTCGGATGTCGATCGAGGCCGGAAGGAACCCCGCCTCGAAGACGTCCTTGAACTCCCCCAGCTCCTTGCGGGCACGTTCCAGCGCCTGCTCCGGGCTCACGTACTCCACCCGGGCGACTTCCTTGTAGGCCCCCACGTCGCCCATCGCCAGCGCGATCGACTCCGGGGAGGTCGAGTCGGCGATGAAGGCGCGGATCTCCACGCGCGATTCGACCGAGCGCAGCGTGTTCCGGATGTTGAGCGCCACGAGCGAGAAGAGCCCGAACGCGAACAGCGAGAACGCGATCGTCGTGATGCTCAGGACGCTCAGCACCGGCGCACGCTTGAACCCCAGCAGCGCCTCGCGGACGGCGAGCTTCATCGGGGGCTCCTCACGGCGTCAGCTCCGGCGCGCGCCGCTTTTCGTCGGCGCTGTCGAAGACCACCGCCCCACGGTTGATCTCCAGCACGCGGAGGTCGGCGCGCTTGACCAGTTCGAGGTTGTGCGTCGCCATGACCACCGCCGTGCCGGCGGCGTTGATGTCGCGCAGGAGCTGGAAGACGCCGCGCGTCGCGCGTTCGTCCAGGTTCCCGGTCGGTTCGTCGGCCACGAGGACGAAGGGGTCGTTCGCCAGCGCGCGGGCGATGGCCACGCGCTGCTGCTCGCCCCCGCTCAATTCGCGCGGATAGTTGGTCGACTTGGACGAGAGCCCAACCTGCGTGAGCAGGCGGCTCACCTTGGGGTGGATCTTCTCGTGCGGCGTCCCGATGACGTCGAGCGCGAACGACACGTTTTGCTCGACGGTGCGATCCTCCAGCAGGCGAAAGTCCTGGAAGACGACGCCCAGCTTTCGGCGCAGGAGCGAGATCTCCTTGCGCGTCACCCCCTTCGAGCGCGTCCCGCTCACCCAGACGTCACCCTTGGTCGGGAGTTCGTCGAAGTAGATGAGCTTGAGGATCGTGCTCTTCCCGGCGCCGCTCGGTCCCGTGAGGAAGATGAACTCTCCCTTGTTCACGGCAAACGAGACGTCGTTTAGGGCGACGCCGGTACGCGGATACTCTTTGGTGACGGAGGCGAATCGGATCACGGGGCGGTAAGCTAGCAACCGTGAGACATGACGACCGAGGGGGCCCCTTGGTCAGGTTGTGCGTGACGCCGCACCGGCACGGTCGAGTTCGCCGACAGGAAGGGGTGGCGCGAGGGCCGATACGCCAACCTCGGCGCGCCACGGCCCGCGGGGGGGGCGGGAGGCCCGGGCGACGCCTGGTGCCCCGGCGCCGCGAGAACGTTAGGCGGGGCGCCCCGGGATGCGGGGGCGCTCGCGTTCCGGATGCACGAGGCGCACGATTTCCGAGACGGCGATCCCCGCAATGTCGCGCACGGCGACCCCGCCGCGCGGGAGGCTGGGGTCGAGCGCGATGGTCGCCAGCTCCTGGCGTCGCGGCCCTTCGACCCAGACGAGGTCGCCCTCGTTCATGAGGCGCGACGCGGCGTCGTCGGGGCGCATGCGCACCAGCGGTCCGCGCTCGGCATCGCCCCGTCGGGTCGCCCAGAAGCCCACCACCTGCAGCGGTGGGCTCGACGCGAGGCTCACAGCGCCAGGGAGAGCGACATGTAGCCGTCGTCGCGGCGCATCACGAGACGACGCGCCGAGAGGTGATCGAGCATGCGCGAGGCGGTCTCGGCCGGGGCGCCCAGCTCGACTTCGAGTTCCTGCGCCCGCATGCGTCCGTGCGTGTTGACGAGCTGCCAGGCTTGGCGCGCCCCGTCGTCGAGCGTGCCGACGAGGCGCAGCGTGCCGTCCTCCCCCTCGACGATCACGGCGAGGTTGTAGCGCTCCAGCACCGCCTCGATGGCTTCGAGGTGGCCGTCGTGCACGCCGCGGATGAGGAAGTAGCGCTGCGGCTGGCCGGCGAGCTTCTGATAGTAGTCGAGGAGCTTCCCCACGACTTCGTCGGCGCAGGAGAAGTCGAGCATCTTGACCTGGGCAAAGTCGATGACCGTGACGTTAGGCTCGGGGAGTTCGGCGAGCGCCGCCTCGATGGCCTGACGTACGGCCACGCCCGTGGGGCGCGTGACCAGGTTCGTGTAGAGGTCGCACACCGTCTTGCGAAGGACGGAGCTGACGGAGATGTGGTAGATCACCGCTGGGGTACCCGTTCCGGTATCGTGATCTGGACTTGTGCCCCAGGGAGGGGAGAGAGGTGCTCGCGCATCGGCAGGTCGTCGTCCCAGGGGGGGACGAGCGAGATGCGCGCCGTGCCGCTTCGCACGGAGAGTTTCCCGTCCCACCGCCCCACGTACCGACGGACCCCGGCGAGCCCCTGGCCACGACCCGGATCACGGAATCGACTGACGCCACGAATCACCGCTTCTTCCAGCGCCATCCCGTCGTCCCACCGGTCGCTCAACTTCCGTCCCGGCGCGCTCTCGAGCGAGCGACGGAAGCCGATCCCGGCATCGCAGACGGCGATGACCACCACGCGACGACCCAACCGCTG
Proteins encoded in this window:
- a CDS encoding peptidoglycan DD-metalloendopeptidase family protein, translating into MTPERRDGASRRPTWGRSPVVAALALAMLALVPSVGRAQNAEQRLRQQREELESIRRERSELQSRLQELQGRAHDLADEAQNLHRQAETTARLVRSLDAQLITINADVDSTTVSLQRAEGEVQSRRGTLKRRVVDIYKRGPMYTTEALLSARTFGELVGRYKYLHELALHDRSVVHRVEVLYREIEGQRALLLKLQEELQRNREEKLLEEQRLRSLEGVRTRNLAQVKESQQQIQDRLARIQRDEQRLSQLLASLEETRKRNESRPNAPAPTTSTLKTADFGKLDWPVDGDIIYRFGRVINPNNTAIRWNGIGIRATQGAAVKSIASGEVMVADPIGTYGLTVIVQHGGGDYSVYGSLSRADVRKGDKIGKGQVIGAVGRADPDMDAHLHLEIRPKGRATDPLAWLALRAGSR
- a CDS encoding TonB-dependent receptor encodes the protein MPISTAVCGARIPTLVAIIAGTLLTVAAAPRRVDALSPAPHRFTSFAASAAAAPGIVGTVKDSTGRPLANAQVVVSVVNRALQTDANGAFAVRGLAPGVYHVDVSLIGFAPQHAVVTVPESGADVVLNLVLRASPLRLTGVLVSAAPTGTDALGVTQAAVELSGKGLALNLGSSVAQTLANEPGMAMRYNGPMANVPVIRGLTGDRILVLQDGERTGDLSSASADHALSIDPFSADRIEVIRGPASLLYGNNALGGVVNVISNDIPTDVPTRPTFFLGGQGESVTPGGVIGGGGTIPLGSKVALTARGTWLSTDDLRVGGRGTLANTDASTNGGSIGVGYSGDRVQVGAAFRATSFEFGVPFPTDGEAIRLDGLRTQGAMRATVNTGAGLIPTVRVDGTVQRYEHDEIEPDGAVGTSFLLNTQTVNVMARTQGKRLTGTIGLQGYFRDYKPTGEEAFTPGATNRNVGLLLFQELPLRRAVRTDARVPKLQLGARYDWFTLQTKADAGRFGPAESRDFNSASASLGLSLPVGQAANFSVNAQRAFRAPTVEEVFADGYHVAVGTYDVGNRDLTAEVSTGIEGILRTQSTKGFAQVSAYVNAIGDYVAPRAVGTVDVEGEDGPVEVPLVNFVQQDARIFGLEAQGEAEVARHWVLGTSADWVRGRFTDDSNLPYIPAGRLAATLRWDNGRFSLGGGVRQVFRQQKVSGDALDVATDSYTLANLSIGFTILGGATVQNIVLRADNLFDTMYYDATSRIKSFAPNPGRNLALVYKILF
- a CDS encoding zinc ABC transporter substrate-binding protein, yielding MTHSPRPSIPRGAIGRRAAVLLAAVVSLAGTRPAAAQLRVVTSTTDLYDIARAVGGDRIVATHIGEGYQDPHFIEAKPSFVLQLQKADVWAFVGLDLEIGWMSLLLDGARNPRIRLGGSGYLDVSRAIPVLDQARGTVDRSQGDVHPQGNPHYWLDPENGRKIAALFRGTFSALAPKDAATFQSNEKAFDDKLNAAERDWAGDLASLKGKPIVAWHTSWRYFAEYTGVDIVGFMEPKPGVPPSPSHLAGLIQTMKQRGARVIIMEPFYDRKTADFVASKVGGTVLILPPSVGGVKGLDDYVAVMRHNIQQLAAAVR
- a CDS encoding ABC transporter permease, whose product is MKLAVREALLGFKRAPVLSVLSITTIAFSLFAFGLFSLVALNIRNTLRSVESRVEIRAFIADSTSPESIALAMGDVGAYKEVARVEYVSPEQALERARKELGEFKDVFEAGFLPASIDIRLRDGYRDPATVKQIAERVKQLAMVEDVRFGEEWVQKLYSIRNVATAAGIILGLAFAAVSIIVIGATIRMAVMARSREISIMRLVGATDGFIQRPFLIEGFVKGVLGGAMALLLTWLAATLISRYFIRTEFFDLRLAMLGLLGGAVIGVVGSAVSVGRQIRRVL
- a CDS encoding deoxyribonuclease IV: MPRQPPVSRLPSPASNTGPLGAHVSTAGGLTSCVPRAKAIGATAMQIFTKQANQWKEPGVTPDDRTTFLETLAATEVVVSNAHDSYLINLGSPDPVLWHRSLISFISELRRCELLQLTYLVSHPGNFMDDRASGIARNAEAISIALAVVPGRTTLLMETTAGSGTAIGANFEEMAFLLESIDPAVRHRVGVCVDTAHVFAAGYDLVNAYDDVWARFGDTIGFARLGMMHLNDSKAPFGSRKDRHELIGEGAIGEGAFRRIMTDERLRGVAKVIETPKGDEPEVMDTKMLNRLRSYAV
- the ftsE gene encoding cell division ATP-binding protein FtsE; translation: MIRFASVTKEYPRTGVALNDVSFAVNKGEFIFLTGPSGAGKSTILKLIYFDELPTKGDVWVSGTRSKGVTRKEISLLRRKLGVVFQDFRLLEDRTVEQNVSFALDVIGTPHEKIHPKVSRLLTQVGLSSKSTNYPRELSGGEQQRVAIARALANDPFVLVADEPTGNLDERATRGVFQLLRDINAAGTAVVMATHNLELVKRADLRVLEINRGAVVFDSADEKRRAPELTP